From a region of the Pan paniscus chromosome 19, NHGRI_mPanPan1-v2.0_pri, whole genome shotgun sequence genome:
- the FLII gene encoding protein flightless-1 homolog isoform X4, with protein MEATGVLPFVRGVDLSGNDFKGGYFPENVKAMTSLRWLKLNRTGLCYLPEELAALQKLEHLSVSHNNLTTLHGELSSLPSLRAIVARANSLKNSGVPDDIFKLDDLSVLDLSHNQLTECPRELENAKNMLVLNLSHNRQLPAMTALQTLHLRSTQRTQSNLPTSLEGLSNLADVDLSCNDLTRVPECLYTLPSLRRLNLSSNQITELSLCIDQWVHVETLNLSRNQLTSLPSAICKLSKLKKLYLNSNKLDFDGLPSGIGKLTNLEEFMAANNNLELVPESLCRCPKLRKLVLNKNHLVTLPEAIHFLTEIEVLDVRENPNLVMPPKPADRAAEWYNIDFSLQNQLRLAGASPATVAAAAAGSGPKDPMARKMRLRRRKDSAQDDQAKQVLKGMSDVAQEKNKKQEESADARAPSGKVRRWDQGLEKPRLDYSEFFTEDVGQLPGLTIWQIENFVPVLVEEAFHGKFYEADCYIVLKTFLDDSGSLNWEIYYWIGGEATLDKKACSAIHAVNLRNYLGAECRTVREEMGDESEEFLQVFDNDISYIEGGTASGFYTVEDTHYVTRMYRVYGKKNIKLEPVPLKGTSLDPRFVFLLDRGLDIYVWRGAQATLSSTTKARLFAEKINKNERKGKAEITLLVQGQELPEFWEALGGEPSEIKKHVPDDFWPPQPKLYKVGLGLGYLELPQINYKLSVEHKQRPKVGLMPRMRLLQSLLDTRCVYILDCWSDVFIWLGRKSPRLVRAAALKLGQELCGMLHRPRHATVSRSLEGTEAQVFKAKFKNWDDVLTVDYTRNAEAVLQSPGLSGKVKRDAEKKDQMKADLTALFLPRQPPMSLAEAEQLMEEWNEDLDGMEGFVLEGKKFARLPEEEFGHFYTRDCYVFLCRYWVPVEYEEEEKKEDKEEEKAEGKEGEEATAEAEEKQPEEDFQCIVYFWQGREASNMGWLTFTFSLQKKFESLFPGKLEVVRMTQQQENPKFLSHFKRKFIIHRGKRKAVQGAQQPSLYQIRTNGSALCTRCIQINTDSSLLNSEFCFILKVPFESEDNQGIVYAWVGRASDPDEAKLAEDILNTMFDTSYSKQVINEGEEPENFFWVGIGAQKPYDDDAEYMKHTRLFRCSNEKGYFAVTEKCSDFCQDDLADDDIMLLDNGQEVYMWVGTQTSQVEIKLSLKACQVYIQHMRSKEHERPRRLRLVRKGNEQHAFTRCFHAWSAFCKALA; from the exons ATGGAGGCCACCGGGGTGCTGCCGTTCGTGCGTGGCGTGGACCTCAGCGGCAACGACTTCAAG GGCGGCTACTTCCCTGAGAATGTCAAGGCCATGACCAGCCTGCGGTGGCTGAAGCTGAACCGCACTGGCCTCTGCTACCTGCCCGAGGAGCTGGCCGCCCTGCAGAAGCTG GAACACTTGTCTGTGAGCCACAACAACCTGACCACGCTTCACGGGGAGCTGTCCAGCCTGCCATCGCTGCGC GCCATCGTGGCCCGAGCCAACAGTCTGAAGAATTCCGGAGTCCCCGATGACATCTTCAAGCTAGATGATCTCTCAGTCCTG GACTTGAGCCACAACCAGCTGACGGAGTGCCCGCGGGAGCTGGAGAACGCCAAGAACATGCTGGTGCTGAACCTCAGCCACAACAG GCAGCTCCCAGCGATGACGGCCCTGCAGACCCTGCACCTGCGGAGCACCCAGCGCACCCAGAGCAACCTGCCCACCAGCCTGGAGGGTCTGAGCAACCTCGCAG ACGTGGACCTGTCCTGCAATGACCTGACGCGGGTGCCCGAGTGTCTGTACACCCTCCCCAGCCTGCGCCGCCTCAACCTCAGCAGCAACCAGATCACGGAGCTGTCCCTGTGCATAGACCAGTGGGTGCACGTGGAAACTCTGAACCTGTCCCGAAATCAGCTCACCTCACTGCCC TCAGCCATTTGCAAGCTGAGCAAGCTGAAGAAGCTGTACCTGAATTCCAACAAGCTGGACTTTGACGGGCTGCCCTCAGGCATTGGCAAGCTCACCAACCTGGAAGAGTTCATGGCTGCCAACAACAACCTGGAGCTGGTCCCTGAAAGTCTCTGCAG GTGCCCAAAGCTGAGGAAACTTGTCCTGAACAAGAACCACCTGGTGACCCTCCCAGAAGCCATCCATTTCCTGACGGAGATCGAG GTCCTGGATGTGCGGGAGAACCCCAACCTGGTCATGCCACCCAAGCCCGCAGACCGTGCTGCTGAGTGGTACAACATCGACTTCTCACTGCAGAACCAGCTGCGGCTAGCGGGTGCCTCTCCTGCTACCGTGGCTGCGGCTGCAGCTG GGAGTGGGCCCAAGGACCCTATGGCTCGCAAGATGCGACTGCGGAGGCGCAAGGATTCAGCCCAAGATGACCAGGCCAAGCAGGTGCTGAAGGGCATGTCAGATGTTGCCCAGGAGAAGAACAAAAAGCAGGAG GAGAGCGCAGATGCCCGGGCCCCCAGCGGGAAGGTGCGGCGTTGGGACCAGGGCCTGGAGAAGCCCCGCCTTGACTACTCCGAGTTCTTCACGGAGGACGTGGGCCAGCTGCCCGGACTGACCATCTGGCAGATAGAGAACTTCGTGCCTGTGCTGGTGGAGGAAGCCTTCCACGGCAAGTTCTACGAGGCTGACTGCTACATTGTGCTCAAG ACCTTTCTGGATGACAGCGGCTCCCTCAACTGGGAGATCTACTACTGGATTGGCGGGGAGGCCACACTCGACAAGAAAGCTTGCTCTGCCATCCACGCTGTCAACTTGCGCAACTACCTGGGTGCCGAGTGCCGCACTGTCCGGGAGGAGATGGGCGATGAGAGCGAGGAGTTCCTGCAG GTGTTTGACAACGACATCTCCTACATTGAGGGTGGAACAGCCAGTGGCTTCTACACTGTGGAAGACACGCACTATGTCACCAG GATGTATCGTGTGTATGGGAAAAAGAACATCAAGTTGGAGCCTGTGCCCCTCAAGGGGACCTCTCTGGACCCAAG GTTTGTTTTCCTGCTGGACCGAGGGCTAGACATCTACGTATGGCGGGGGGCCCAGGCCACACTGAGCAGCACCACCAAGGCCAG GCTCTTTgcagagaaaattaacaagaatgaGCGGAAAGGGAAGGCCGAGATCACACTGCTGGTGCAGGGCCAGGagctcccagagttctgggaggCACTGGGTGGGGAGCCCTCTGAGATCAAGAAGCACGTGCCTGATGACTTCTGGCCGCCGCAGCCCAAGCTGTACAAG GTGGGCCTGGGCTTGGGCTACCTGGAGCTGCCACAGATCAACTACAAGCTCTCCGTGGAACATAAGCAGCGTCCCAAGGTGGGGCTGATGCCAAGAATGCGGCTG CTGCAGAGTCTGCTGGACACGCGCTGCGTGTACATTCTGGACTGTTGGTCCGACGTGTTCATCTGGCTCGGCCGCAAGTCCCCGCGCCTGGTGCGCGCTGCCGCCCTCAAGCTGGGTCAGGAGCTGTGCGGGATGCTGCACCGGCCACGCCATGCCACGGTCAGCCGCAGCCTCGAGGGCACCGAGGCGCAG GTGTTCAAGGCCAAGTTCAAGAATTGGGACGATGTGTTGACGGTGGACTACACACGCAACGCGGAGGCCGTGCTGCAGAGCCCGGGTCTCTCCGGGAAGGTGAAACGCGACGCCGAGAAGAAAGACCAGATGAAGGCTGACCTCACTGCGCTTTTCCTGCCGCGGCAGCCGCCCATGTCGCTGGccgag GCGGAGCAGCTGATGGAGGAGTGGAACGAAGACCTAGACGGCATGGAGGGTTTCGTGCTGGAGGGCAAGAAGTTTGCGCGGCTGCCGGAAGAGGAGTTTGGCCACTTCTACACGCGGGACTGCTACGTCTTCCTCTGCAG GTACTGGGTGCCCGTGGAGTacgaggaggaggaaaagaaggaagacaaggaggaggagaaggccgAGGGCAAAGAAGGCGAGGAAGCAACCGCTGAGGCAGAGGAGAAGCAGCCAGAGGAGGACTTCCAGTGCATCGTGTACTTCTGGCAGGGCCGTGAAGCCTCCAATATGGGCTGGCTCACCTTCACCTTCAGCCTGCAAAAGAAGTTCGAGAGCCTCTTCCCTGGGAAGCTGGAG GTGGTACGCATGACGCAGCAGCAGGAGAACCCCAAGTTCCTGTCCCATTTCAAGAGGAAGTTCATCATCCACCGGGGCAAGAGGAAGGCAGTCCAGGGCGCCCAACAGCCCAGCCTCTACCAGATCCGCACCAACGGCAGCGCCCTCTGCACCCG GTGCATCCAGATCAACACCGACTCCAGCCTCCTCAACTCCGAGTTCTGCTTCATCCTCAAG GTTCCCTTTGAGAGTGAGGACAACCAGGGCATCGTGTATGCCTGGGTGGGCCGGGCATCAGACCCTGACGAAGCCAAGTTGGCAGAAGACATCCTGAACACCATGTTTGACACCTCCTACAGCAAGCAG GTTATCAACGAAGGCGAGGAGCCTGAGAACTTCTTCTGGGTAGGCATTGGGGCACAGAAGCCCTATGATGACGATGCCGAGTACATGAAACACACACGGCTCTTCCG